The following coding sequences are from one Oncorhynchus nerka isolate Pitt River linkage group LG6, Oner_Uvic_2.0, whole genome shotgun sequence window:
- the LOC135572057 gene encoding importin-4-like — translation MPHEAHLEEDKTFVLLDDDDDDAEGDAILDDEGADTVDPDTAGFSVENAYIDEKEDACDALGEIAFNTGAAFQPFLESSFQQVYELRDFPHEDVRRAAFGAMGQFCRAQHKVWQENPTEANHQAMQKLLGVVLPSFLEAVRGERERQVVMGVLEAMNAVLKACQGEALQSPGRLQEISQAIRDVLKKRTVCQDGGGDEADDDEQQAEYDAMLQEFAGEGIPLLASAIPADTFQPHLNELLPLIMNKAKSSCTVADRSFSVGTLGEILQSLVSVSGGRACAGKLSNRLLPVLVAGVRDSDSEVRNNSVFGLGALAQAAGPLVAQDYPMMLSLFSNLLSKEQDRRVIDNLCAALCRMIMSHMEGVPLEQVFPALLACLPLKEDMEENKTVYSCLAMLYSQNPAMVVSQIKPIVSASSHVLGTKDLDPETQNTLVMLLRDVAQRHSQKFEGAVRSLPAEQKMKLTAAVSQS, via the exons atgccccacgag GCTCACCTTGAGGAGGACAAGACTTTTGTCCTGCTGGACGACGACGATGATGATGCCGAGGGAGATGCCATTTTGGATGACGAGGGGGCCGACACCGTGGACCCAGACACAGCCGG GTTCAGTGTGGAAAACGCCTACATTGACGAGAAGGAGGACGCCTGTGATGCTCTGGGAGAGATTGCCTTCAACACCGG TGCCGCCTTCCAGCCCTTCCTGGAGTCCAGCTTTCAGCAGGTCTATGAGCTGCGTGAT TTCCCCCACGAGGACGTACGCAGGGCTGCCTTCGGGGCCATGGGCCAGTTCTGCCGAGCTCAACATAAAGTGTGGCAGGAGAATCCCACTGAGGCCAACCACCAGG CCATGCAGAAGCTGCTGGGGGTGGTGCTTCCCAGCTTCTTGGAGGCGGTGCGCGGTGAGCGTGAGCGCCAGGTGGTGATGGGTGTGCTGGAGGCCATGAACGCCGTGCTGAAGGCCTGCCAGGGGGAAGCACTGCAGAGCCCCGGGCGCCTGCAGGAGATCAGTCAGGCCATCCGAGATGTGCTCAAGAAGAGG ACTGTCTGTCAGgacggaggaggagatgaggcagATGATGacgaacagcag GCGGAGTATGATGCCATGCTCCAGGAGTTTGCAGGTGAGGGGATTCCTCTGCTGGCCTCCGCCATACCAGCGGACACCTTCCAGCCCCATCTCAACGAGCTGCTGCCCCTCATCATGAACAAGGCT AAATCATCGTGCACGGTGGCTGACCGTTCCTTCTCCGTGGGCACGCTCGGAGAGATCCTGCAATCCCTGGTCAGTGTGTCTGGGGGAAGAGCCTGTGCTGGTAAACTGTCCAATCGGCTGCTGCCTGTGCTGGTGGCCGGGGTGAGAGACAGTGATAGCGAGGTTCGCAACAACAGCGTGTTTGGACTGGGAGCTCTGGCCCAGGCTGCTGGACCACTTGTCGCTCA AGACTACCCCATGATGCTGTCCCTCTTCTCCAACCTGCTGTCCAAAGAACAGGACAGGAGGGTGATTGACAATCTGTGCGCTGCACTCTGCAGGATGATCATGAGCCACATGGAGGGTGTCCCTCTGGAACAG GTGTTCCCTGCCCTCCTGGCCTGCCTCCCTCTGAAGGAGGACATGGAGGAGAATAAGACTGTGTACAGCTGCCTGGCCATGCTCTACTCACAGAACCCTGCAATG GTGGTGAGTCAAATTAAGCCAATAGTATCTGCTTCCAGCCACGTCCTGGGAACGAAGGACCTTGATCCAG AAACCCAGAACACCCTGGTCATGCTGCTCCGAGACGTCGCTCAGCGCCACTCCCAGAAATTTGAGGGTGCCGTGAGGTCACTTCCTGCCGAGCAAAAGATGAAGCTGACTGCGGCCGTCAGCCAATCGTAA
- the LOC115130223 gene encoding importin-4, whose product MSGELEHILLQLTQPDNAIIQQATAQLKLAFKDPAIIPALCAVMTGSQNPQIRQSAAVMLRMRVKKHWKKISLDHRESLKAVVLQAFQQETEHTVRHSLSQLSAVMVKHETPDRWPALFTLLNQSTKSNNPTDRQVGLLLLSKVVESNPEPFKPHYRQLLQLFGTVLQDLDNPTAMYYCILTLTAMTAYTGTEEMNLMRALIPRLIIALKHLIKADQGQASDAMEVFDELMESEVSIIVPHIAEIVHFCLEVSADTTLTDSLRVKALSCIAFLIRLKSKTVLKQKLLNPILQTVFPVLSAAPPPGEEDPEDEENGDEGDTDNESPKHFAAQVIDTMALHMPPEKLFQQLMPLTQVCLASENPYERKAGLMCMAVLAEGCADHIRTKLLSSMLQTVCQSLSDNNQVVRSAGLFALGQFSEHLQPEVSKYCAELMPLLLGYMSALNQAKIGHITKAFYALENFMENLGSEIEPYLPTLMETMLSALSNAENLKLKELAVSAIGAIANAAKEKLVPYFPPVIESLKGFLTDTRDEMRALQTQALDTLSVLARTIGKDVFSPLAAECVQLGLNLTNAIDDPDLRRCTYSLFSAVSTVSPDCLSPHLTAITTIMLLSLKSTEGVTAHLEEDKTFVLLDDDDDDDDAEGDAILDDEGADTVDPDTAGFSVENAYIDEKEDACDALGEIAFNTGAAFQPFLESSFQQVYELRDFPHEDVRRAAFGAMGQFCRAQHKVWQENPTEANHQAMQKLLGVVLPSFLEAVRGERERQVVMGVLEAMNAVLKACQGEALQSPGRLQEISQAIRDVLKKRTVCQDGGGDEADDDEQQAEYDAMLQEFAGEGIPLLASAVPADTFQPHLNELLPLIMNKAKSSCTVADRSFSVGTLGEILQSLVSVSGGRACAGKLSNRLLPVLVAGVRDSDSEVRNNSVFGLGALAQAAGPLVAQDYPMMLSLFSNLLSKEQDRRVIDNLCAALCRMIMSHMEGVPLEQVFPALLACLPLKEDMEENKTVYSCLAMLYSQNPAMVVSQIKPIVSASSHVLGTKDLDPETQNTLVMLLRDVAQRHSQKFEGAVRSLPAEQKMKLTAAVSQS is encoded by the exons ATGTCTGGGGAACTAGAACATATTCTCTTACAACTTACGCAGCCTGACAATGCGATTATTCAGCAG GCCACCGCCCAGTTGAAGCTGGCTTTTAAAGACCCAGCCATAATCCCAGCGTTGTGTGCTGTCATGACTGGGTCCCAGAACCCACAG atccgccagtcagctgCAGTGATGTTGCGGATGAGAGTAAAGAAGCATTGGAAGAAGATTAGCCTTGATCACAGAGAGAG TCTGAAAGCAGTGGTACTACAAGCTTTTCAGCAGGAGACAGA ACACACAGTGCGCCACTCCCTCTCACAGCTCAGTGCAGTGATGGTCAAACACGAGACGCCAGACCGCTGGCCTGCTCTATTCACACTCCTCAACCAGTCCACCAAGAGCAACAACCCAACGGACAGACAG gtGGGTCTACTCTTGCTCAGCAAAGTGGTGGAGTCCAACCCAGAGCCCTTCAAGCCCCATTACCGCCAACTGCTGCAGCTGTTTGGCACCGTGCTGCAAGACCTGGACAACCCCACAGCTATGTACTACTGCATCCTCACCCTCACTGCTATGACTGCCTACACTGGCACAGAGGAGATG AACCTCATGCGTGCCCTCATCCCAAGACTGATCATTGCGCTCAAACATCTAATCAAGGCAGACCAA GGTCAGGCCAGTGATGCCATGGAGGTGTTTGATGAGCTGATGGAGAGTGAGGTGTCCATCATTGTGCCACACATTGCTGAAATTGTCCATTTCTGCTTGGAG GTCAGTGCAGACACCACCCTGACTGACTCCCTGCGTGTAAAGGCTCTTTCCTGCATCGCTTTTCTCATCCGACTCAAGAGCAAG ACGGTGCTAAAGCAGAAGCTGCTGAATCCCATCCTGCAGACAGTGTTCCCTGTGCTGAGTGCAGCGCCCCCACCTGGGGAGGAGGACCCAGAGGATGAGGAGAATGGCGACGAGGGCGACACCGACAACGAGAGTCCTAAACACTTTGCTGCTCAG GTTATTGACACCATGGCTCTTCACATGCCCCCTGAGAAACTATTCCAGCAGCTG ATGCCCCTGACCCAGGTGTGCCTGGCCAGTGAGAACCCCTATGAGAGGAAGGCAGGCTTGATGTGTATGGCAgtgctggctgagggctgtgccGACCACATACGGACCAA GTTGCTGTCCTCCATGCTGCAGACGGTGTGCCAGAGTCTGTCAGACAATAACCAGGTAGTCCGCAGCGCCGGCCTCTTTGCCCTGGGACAGTTCTCAGAGCACCTGCAGCCCGAGGTCAGTAAGTACTGTGCCGAGCTGATGCCACTTTTGCTGGGCTACATGTCGGCTTTGAACCAGGCCAAGATCGGACACATCACCAAGGCCTTCTACGCCCTGGAGAACTTCATGGAAAACCTGG GTTCGGAGATTGAGCCCTACCTGCCCACCCTGATGGAGACCATGTTGTCTGCCCTCAGCAATGCAGAGAACCTGAAGCTAAAAGAGCTGGCTGTCAGTGCCATAGGAGCTATAG CCAATGCAGCCAAAGAGAAGCTAGTTCCTTACTTCCCACCTGTTATTGAGAGCCTGAAGGGCTTCCTCACTGACACAAGGGATGAGATGAGGGCTTTGCAAACACAGGCTCTAG ATACTCTGTCAGTGCTGGCCCGCACCATAGGCAAGGATGTGTTCAGCCCCCTGGCTGCAGAGTGTGTTCAGCTGGGACTCAACCTCACCAACGCCATCGACGACCCCGACCTGCGGCGCTGcac gtacagcctGTTCTCGGCTGTGTCCACAGTGAGTCCAGACTGTCTGAGCCCCCACCTCACAGCTATCACCACCATCATGCTGTTGTCCCTCAAGTCCACAGAGGGAGTCACG GCTCACCTTGAGGAGGACAAGACTTTTGTCCTGCTGGatgacgacgatgatgatgatgacgccGAGGGAGATGCCATTTTGGATGACGAGGGGGCCGACACCGTGGACCCAGACACAGCCGG GTTCAGTGTGGAAAACGCCTACATTGACGAGAAGGAGGACGCCTGTGATGCTCTGGGAGAGATTGCCTTCAACACCGG TGCCGCCTTCCAGCCCTTCCTGGAGTCCAGCTTTCAGCAGGTCTATGAGCTGCGTGAT TTCCCCCACGAGGACGTACGCAGGGCTGCCTTCGGGGCCATGGGCCAGTTCTGCCGAGCTCAACATAAAGTGTGGCAGGAGAATCCCACTGAGGCCAACCACCAGG CCATGCAGAAGCTGCTGGGGGTGGTGCTTCCCAGCTTCTTGGAGGCGGTGCGCGGTGAGCGTGAGCGCCAGGTGGTGATGGGTGTGCTGGAGGCCATGAACGCCGTGCTGAAGGCCTGCCAGGGGGAAGCACTGCAGAGCCCCGGGCGCCTGCAGGAGATCAGTCAGGCCATCCGAGATGTGCTCAAGAAGAGG ACTGTCTGTCAGgacggaggaggagatgaggcagATGATGacgaacagcag GCGGAGTATGATGCCATGCTCCAGGAGTTTGCAGGTGAGGGGATTCCTCTGCTGGCCTCCGCCGTACCAGCGGACACCTTCCAGCCCCATCTCAACGAGCTGCTGCCCCTCATCATGAACAAGGCT AAATCATCGTGCACGGTGGCTGACCGTTCCTTCTCCGTGGGCACGCTCGGAGAGATCCTGCAATCCCTGGTCAGTGTGTCTGGGGGAAGAGCCTGTGCTGGTAAACTGTCCAATCGGCTGCTGCCTGTGCTGGTGGCCGGGGTGAGAGACAGTGATAGCGAGGTTCGCAACAACAGCGTGTTTGGACTGGGAGCTCTGGCCCAGGCTGCTGGACCACTTGTCGCTCA AGACTACCCCATGATGCTGTCCCTCTTCTCCAACCTGCTGTCCAAAGAACAGGACAGGAGGGTGATTGACAATCTGTGCGCTGCACTCTGCAGGATGATCATGAGCCACATGGAGGGTGTCCCTCTGGAACAG GTGTTCCCTGCCCTCCTGGCCTGCCTCCCTCTGAAGGAGGACATGGAGGAGAATAAGACTGTGTACAGCTGCCTGGCCATGCTCTACTCACAGAACCCTGCAATG GTGGTGAGTCAAATTAAGCCAATAGTATCTGCTTCCAGCCACGTCCTGGGAACGAAGGACCTTGATCCAG AAACCCAGAACACCCTGGTCATGCTGCTCCGAGACGTCGCTCAGCGCCACTCCCAGAAATTTGAGGGTGCCGTGAGGTCACTTCCTGCCGAGCAAAAGATGAAGCTGACTGCGGCCGTCAGCCAATCGTAA
- the LOC115130227 gene encoding homeobox protein Nkx-2.2-like: MADWKVPVSFNQSYHAFTYGLPYQPGAEQNHPNFSSLTEATYNSGVSASYYSQAQPQHQSPSWSPELNNAGTSNGQYPGSAVCLGDPHSHTQSGRLFISNNRAPHDPQTETERPSSDTQSDSETHTSTESLSSVNGREEYNPQANYTTWVRNELEPASGSSNSNEHVSSSHPEEFRSPHVMGSEDCTPQPLPPSSPEKVDKNIPKQKARTAFSTGQMDALTHRFNMQKYLTPAEMKTLAGLTGLTYKQVKTWFQNRRMKLKRHQKDDSWASPGYPNPGYPNMPQRPQFQGKPQAQIQDHTIAQQFRGTMLRRSPQHNLPYYAVGYPRLSSPPQPPARPPGIWPLPPAVTHHEYPNGYSTVSANHFPIINSDDWKVMSPMYKSSQ; this comes from the exons ATGGCAGACTGGAAGGTACCAGTGAGCTTCAACCAATCCTACCACGCTTTTACCTATGGTCTCCCGTACCAACCAGGGGCTGAGCAAAACCATCCTAACTTCTCCAGCTTGACAGAGGCCACATACAACTCTGGGGTCAGCGCCAGCTACTACTCCCAAGCGCAGCCACAGCATCAATCACCATCCTGGAGTCCCGAACTAAACAATGCTGGCACGAGCAATGGCCAATACCCGGGTTCTGCTGTATGTCTTGGTGACCCTCACAGCCATACCCAGAGTGGCCGCCTCTTCATTTCCAACAACCGGGCTCCGCATGATCCGCAAACGGAGACCGAGCGGCCAAGTAGCGACACCCAGAGCGACTCAGAGACCCACACCTCAACAG AGTCTTTGAGTTCAGTGAACGGCCGAGAGGAGTACAATCCGCAAGCCAACTATACCACCTGGGTGAGAAATGAGTTGGAGCCAGCCAGTGGAAGCTCAAATAGCAATGAGCATGTCTCCAGTTCGCATCCAGAGGAGTTTCGAAGTCCACACGTTATGGGGAGTGAGGACTGCACCCCGCAGCCATTGCCCCCTTCTTCCCCAGAGAAAGTGGACAAGAATATCCCCAAACAAAAAGCTCGAACTGCTTTCTCAACAGGCCAAATGGATGCCCTTACTCATAGGTTTAACATGCAGAAGTACCTCACCCCTGCTGAGATGAAGACCCTGGCTGGACTGACTGGGCTTACTTACAAACAG GTAAAAACATGGTTCCAGAATCGCAGGATGAAACTGAAGAGGCACCAGAAAGACGACAGCTGGGCATcccctggctaccccaaccctggcTACCCAAACATGCCACAGCGCCCCCAG TTTCAGGGCAAACCCCAAGCACAGATCCAGGACCACACCATTGCTCAACAGTTTCGAGGGACCATGTTAAGGAGGAGTCCTCAACATAACCTGCCTTACTATGCTGTTGGGTATCCTCGGCTATCCTCTCCCCCCCAACCCCCTGCAAGGCCCCCGGGCATCTGGCCCCTGCCCCCAGCTGTGACCCACCATGAGTACCCCAATGGCTATAGCACTGTCAGTGCAAACCACTTTCCTATCATCAACAGTGATGACTGGAAAGTCATGAGCCCCATGTACAAGTCTAGCCAATAA
- the LOC115130226 gene encoding transmembrane 9 superfamily member 1, giving the protein MMAEIEHPNQQGVCRMIGYCILVLCLVPQITWATVSYKQGDPVTLYVNKVGPYHNPQETYHYYTLPVCRPKEVHHKSLSLGEVLDGDRMAESLYEIKFRENTEKKLLCQLTLTEKEVDQLREAIEELYYFEFVLDDIPIWGFVGYMEESGFLPHSHKVGLWTHLDFNIEYNGNSVIFANVSVKDSKPVPLEEGGAGHGAVGTGGGLALSFSYSVHWFESPLNHARRAERLRDYSFFPKTLEIHWLSIINSLVLVVLLLGFVIIILMRVLKNDFARYNVEEEGGCDDLDQGDNGWKIIHTDVFRFPPYKSLLCAVLGVGAQFLTLATGIIVMALLGMFNVHRHGAINSAAIMLYALTSCVSGYCSCSFYTQIHGQRWVWNIILTSSLFSAPLFLTWSVVNSVHWWSGSTQALPASTVLLLLGAWVLVGFPLTVIGGIVGKNRAGNFQAPCRTRNIARQIPTQPWYKHTAVHMAIGGFLPFSAISVELYYIFATVWGREHYTLYGILLCVFAILLSVGACISVALTYFLLSGEDYRWWWRSVLSTGSTGLFIFVYSVFYYRNRSSMSGLVQSAEFFGYSLLTALVFSLMLGTVSFWASLVFIRYIYRSLKMD; this is encoded by the exons ATGATGGCTGAAATTGAACATCCTAACCAGCAAGGAGTCTGCCGGATGATAGGTTATTGCATCTTGGTCCTGTGTCTCGTGCCACAGATAACATGGGCTACAGTGAGCTACAAGCAAGGGGATCCTGTAACATTATATGTCAACAAAGTTGGTCCTTACCATAACCCTCAGGAAACGTATCATTACTACACGTTGCCTGTTTGCAGGCCTAAAGAG GTGCACCACAAGTCCCTTAGTCTAGGAGAAGTGCTTGATGGGGATCGGATGGCAGAGTCCCTGTATGAAATCAAAttcagagagaatacagagaagaAGTTACTCTGCCAGCTAACCCTCACAGAGAAAGAG GTGGACCAACTCCGAGAGGCCATAGAGGAGCTGTATTACTTTGAGTTTGTCCTGGATGACATTCCCATATGGGGCTTTGTGGGGTACATGGAGGAGAGTGGCTTCCTGCCCCATAGTCATAAG gtgGGGCTGTGGACACACCTGGACTTCAACATTGAGTACAACGGAAACTCTGTGATCTTCGCCAACGTCTCCGTGAAGGACTCTAAGCCAGTGCCCCTGGAGGAGGGTGGCGCCGGGCATGGGGCGGTGGGGACGGGCGGCGGGCTGGCACTGTCCTTCTCCTACAGCGTGCACTGGTTCGAGAGCCCTCTGAACCACGCCCGGCGGGCCGAGAGGCTGAGGGACTACTCGTTCTTCCCCAAGACCCTAGAGATCCACTGGCTGTCTATTATCAACTCCCTGGTGCTGGTGGTACTGCTGCTGGGCTtcgtcatcatcatcctcatgaGGGTCCTCAAGAATGACTTTGCCAG GTACAATGTTGAGGAGGAGGGCGGCTGTGATGATCTGGACCAAGGGGATAATGGCTGGAAGATCATCCACACAGATGTCTTTAGGTTCCCCCCTTATAAAAGCCTGCTGTGTGCTGTGTTGGGAGTGGGGGCTCAGTTTCTAACCTTGGCCACAG GGATCATCGTCATGGCGCTGCTGGGAATGTTTAATGTGCATCGACATGGTGCTATCAACTCGGCTGCCATCATGCTGTACGCGTTGACGAGCTGCGTGTCAGGATACTGCTCCTGTAGCTTCTACACACAGATACATGGCCAGCGCTGGGTCTGGAATATCATCCTCACCTCTTCACTCTTCTCAG CTCCCCTGTTCCTGACTTGGAGTGTGGTGAACTCAGTCCACTGGTGGAGCGGCTCCACCCAGGCCCTGCCTGCCTCtacagtgctgctgctgctgggggccTGGGTCCTGGTGGGATTCCCCCTCACTGTCATCGGGGGCATTGTGGGCAAGAACCGTGCAGGCAACTTCCAGGCCCCCTGTCGCACACGCAACATCGCCCGCCAGATCCCCACACAGCCCTGGTACAAGCACACGGCTGTACACATGGCCATTGGGGGCTTCCTGCCTTTCAG tgccATCTCAGTGGAGCTGTACTACATCTTCGCCACCGTGTGGGGACGCGAGCATTACACCCTGTACGGCATCCTCCTCTGCGTGTTCGCCATCCTCCTCTCGGTGGGCGCCTGCATCTCAGTGGCGCTCACCTACTTCCTGCTGTCGGGCGAGGACTACCGCTGGTGGTGGCGCAGTGTGCTGAGCACAGGTTCCACGGGCCTCTTCATCTTTGTCTACTCAGTCTTTTACTACCGCAATCGTTCGAGTATGAGCGGCCTGGTGCAGAGCGCAGAGTTCTTTGGTTACTCACTCCTCACAGCGCTGGTCTTTTCCCTCATGCTGGGTACTGTCTCCTTCTGGGCCTCGCTGGTCTTTATTCGCTACATCTACCGCAGCCTCAAGATGGACTAA